One region of Bosea sp. 29B genomic DNA includes:
- a CDS encoding ABC transporter substrate-binding protein, which translates to MPTRRAFIAGTAAAIAVSKPNIGRGADKNVIKFVPQGDLAVVDPIWTTATVTRNHAFLAYDTLFGQDESYKAQPQMAEGALAETDGKSWTIKLRDGLTFHDGTPVLARDCVASLNRWGKRDSFGQTLMAQTDELAAVDDRTLRFRLKKPFPLLPDALAKMTASVPVIMPERLALTDAATQVTEVIGSGPFRFIASERQSGSRAVYEKFAGYVPRSDGIPGRTAGPKIAHVERVEWHTLPDPATAAAALQSGEIDWVEQPLPDILPLLAKDPKLEVVVKETTGAIAIMRMNHLHPPFDNPAIRRAMLLAIDQAEFMEAVGGPDKALWRTGVGVFPPGTPMANDAGMEVLNGPRDIAKVKQALAAAGYNGEKVVLLGVTDLANLKAECEVAGEMLKRIGMNVDYQVMDWGTVVTRRAKKDPPAQGGWNCFFTGWNGIDILDPVGHISLRGNGAAAWPGWPIAPKIEALREAWMDASDLATKQKLAAELQKQAFEDVPYAPLGQYFQPTAFNRKLTGVLPSFPTFWNVKRV; encoded by the coding sequence ATGCCGACACGTCGCGCATTCATCGCAGGCACGGCTGCCGCAATCGCGGTCAGCAAACCCAATATCGGCCGTGGGGCCGACAAGAACGTCATCAAGTTCGTGCCGCAGGGCGATCTTGCCGTCGTCGATCCGATCTGGACCACGGCCACCGTCACCCGCAACCACGCCTTCCTCGCCTATGACACGCTGTTCGGGCAGGACGAGAGCTACAAGGCGCAGCCGCAAATGGCCGAAGGCGCGCTCGCCGAGACTGACGGCAAGAGCTGGACGATCAAGCTGCGCGACGGCCTGACATTCCATGACGGCACGCCGGTGCTGGCCAGGGATTGCGTCGCCAGCCTGAACCGCTGGGGCAAGCGTGACTCCTTCGGCCAGACGCTGATGGCGCAGACCGATGAACTCGCCGCGGTCGACGACAGGACTTTGCGCTTCCGGCTGAAGAAGCCGTTCCCGCTGCTACCCGACGCGCTCGCCAAGATGACGGCCTCGGTGCCGGTGATCATGCCGGAGCGGCTGGCCCTGACCGATGCGGCGACCCAGGTCACCGAAGTCATCGGCAGCGGCCCGTTCCGCTTCATCGCCAGCGAACGCCAGTCCGGGAGCCGGGCGGTCTACGAGAAGTTCGCGGGTTACGTGCCACGCAGCGACGGCATCCCCGGGCGCACGGCAGGGCCGAAGATCGCCCATGTCGAGCGGGTCGAATGGCATACCTTGCCGGACCCCGCGACGGCGGCGGCTGCCTTGCAGAGCGGCGAGATCGACTGGGTCGAACAGCCGCTGCCGGACATCCTGCCGCTGCTGGCGAAGGATCCGAAGCTCGAGGTCGTGGTCAAGGAGACGACCGGCGCCATCGCGATCATGCGGATGAACCACCTGCATCCGCCTTTCGACAATCCGGCGATCCGCCGCGCAATGCTGCTGGCGATCGACCAGGCTGAGTTCATGGAGGCGGTCGGCGGACCGGACAAGGCGCTGTGGCGCACTGGTGTTGGCGTCTTTCCGCCCGGCACGCCGATGGCCAACGATGCCGGTATGGAGGTGCTGAATGGCCCGCGCGACATCGCCAAGGTCAAGCAGGCACTGGCTGCTGCCGGCTACAACGGCGAGAAGGTCGTGCTGCTCGGCGTCACCGATCTCGCCAACCTCAAGGCCGAGTGCGAGGTCGCGGGCGAGATGCTGAAACGCATCGGCATGAACGTCGACTATCAGGTGATGGACTGGGGGACGGTAGTGACGCGCCGTGCCAAGAAGGACCCCCCGGCACAAGGCGGCTGGAACTGCTTCTTCACCGGCTGGAACGGCATCGACATCCTCGATCCGGTCGGCCACATCTCGCTGCGCGGAAATGGCGCGGCGGCCTGGCCGGGCTGGCCGATCGCGCCGAAGATCGAGGCGTTGCGCGAGGCCTGGATGGATGCCTCCGACCTGGCGACCAAGCAGAAGCTTGCCGCTGAACTGCAGAAGCAGGCCTTCGAGGACGTGCCCTATGCGCCGCTCGGCCAGTATTTTCAGCCGACGGCCTTCAATCGCAAGCTTACAGGCGTGCTGCCGAGCTTCCCGACCTTCTGGAACGTCAAGCGCGTCTAG
- a CDS encoding DUF2336 domain-containing protein: MIVRRFLLWARTAPAEARAKGAAALAGAYLRSAMSPEDRREAETALIALIDDPSPLVRRALAEELAAAPQAPRNLVLGLIAEQSDIAALLLAQSPVLTEADLVDAAAIGDDLAQRAIAQRSWLSPGICAALAEVGCEEALVALLANPTAEIPDFSLERIFEREGEAGAVREAMLARGDLPPGLRQAIAAKVSDALAAFVSGCGWLTEERSARLARESTERVAVALAAGGEASDAPAIVDCLRENGRLTPGVILRSLLSGEPALAESAFAALSDLPLKRVRALLWDRRGAGLKALYRKAAMPEALLPAFAAAVEALKQAGPGLHGRGGIDRDLLAEVLIACEGLEGPGANALMALLRRLDAEAARDEARALADSLADDAALALLVEADPNFLIELDLGDLRDAA; encoded by the coding sequence ATGATCGTCCGTCGCTTCCTGCTCTGGGCCCGCACCGCCCCCGCCGAGGCGCGGGCGAAGGGCGCTGCCGCGCTGGCGGGCGCCTATCTGCGCTCGGCGATGTCGCCCGAGGACAGACGCGAGGCCGAGACGGCGCTGATCGCGCTGATCGACGACCCCTCGCCATTGGTCCGCCGTGCGTTGGCCGAGGAACTCGCTGCCGCACCGCAGGCCCCGCGCAATCTGGTGCTGGGGCTGATTGCCGAGCAGAGCGACATCGCCGCCCTCCTGCTGGCGCAGTCGCCGGTGCTGACCGAGGCCGACCTCGTCGATGCCGCCGCGATCGGCGACGACCTCGCACAGCGCGCGATTGCGCAGCGGTCCTGGCTGTCGCCCGGCATCTGCGCTGCCTTGGCCGAGGTCGGCTGCGAGGAGGCGCTGGTTGCGCTGCTCGCCAACCCGACCGCCGAGATTCCCGATTTCTCGCTGGAGCGCATCTTCGAGCGCGAGGGCGAGGCAGGGGCGGTGCGCGAGGCGATGCTGGCGCGTGGCGATCTGCCGCCGGGCTTGCGCCAGGCGATCGCCGCCAAGGTTTCCGATGCGCTCGCCGCCTTCGTCTCAGGGTGCGGTTGGCTGACCGAGGAGCGTAGTGCCCGGCTCGCCCGCGAATCGACCGAGCGGGTCGCGGTCGCGCTCGCGGCCGGCGGTGAGGCGAGCGATGCCCCGGCGATCGTCGACTGCCTGCGTGAAAATGGCCGCCTGACGCCGGGCGTGATCCTGCGTTCGCTGCTGAGCGGCGAGCCGGCTCTGGCCGAATCCGCTTTTGCGGCGCTGTCCGACTTGCCGCTGAAGCGGGTGCGGGCGCTGCTCTGGGATCGGCGCGGGGCCGGCCTCAAGGCGCTCTATCGCAAGGCAGCGATGCCGGAGGCGCTGTTGCCGGCCTTCGCCGCCGCCGTGGAAGCGTTGAAGCAAGCGGGGCCCGGTTTGCACGGCAGGGGCGGTATTGACCGTGACCTGCTGGCGGAGGTGCTGATCGCCTGTGAGGGCCTGGAAGGGCCCGGGGCCAATGCGCTGATGGCCCTCCTGCGCCGACTCGATGCTGAGGCGGCCCGCGACGAAGCACGGGCGCTGGCGGATTCGCTCGCCGACGATGCGGCCCTGGCATTGCTGGTCGAAGCCGATCCGAATTTCCTGATCGAGCTCGATCTCGGCGACCTGCGCGACGCGGCCTGA
- a CDS encoding transglycosylase SLT domain-containing protein, with the protein MFLFSTPSTRETTSANPVVSAIKQGADKTGVGFDYLLKTAQRESSLEPDAKARTSSATGLFQFIEQTWLSIMRQEGPKQGMANYAGAISEDGSGRLTVSDPALREKILQLRTDPQVATVMAGALTQKNAEQLGQALGRQPQAGELYMAHVLGARGATDLIRTAGNDPTRAAARDFPEAAAANRSIFYDKAGRARSAQEVYGLLAASHANTQVAATTGAMLAQAKPTGAATTAAAYAAEPPVAPIAAALAPDRARGLIGLFSTEGSRAPVSKAVANLWTTPRSNGTSRTTDDDPATRYFPRVNATASEGEASSAGKAAKTDSASGTTASTSISAPLPPSRPRDLAVADTQTASSEVATPRKPRRGPLDLSQFMLHGRRG; encoded by the coding sequence ATGTTCCTTTTCAGCACGCCGAGCACCCGTGAGACAACGTCCGCCAATCCTGTCGTCAGCGCGATCAAGCAGGGCGCGGACAAGACCGGTGTCGGCTTCGACTATCTCCTGAAGACCGCGCAACGCGAATCCTCGCTGGAGCCGGATGCGAAAGCGCGCACCTCGAGCGCGACCGGCCTGTTCCAGTTCATCGAGCAGACCTGGCTGTCGATCATGCGCCAGGAAGGGCCGAAGCAGGGCATGGCCAACTATGCCGGCGCGATCAGCGAGGACGGCAGCGGCCGCCTGACCGTGTCGGACCCGGCGCTGCGCGAGAAAATCCTGCAGTTGCGGACCGATCCGCAGGTCGCAACCGTGATGGCGGGCGCGCTGACGCAGAAGAATGCCGAGCAGCTCGGTCAGGCGCTCGGGCGCCAGCCGCAGGCCGGCGAACTCTATATGGCGCATGTGCTGGGTGCGCGTGGCGCGACCGACCTGATCCGCACGGCCGGGAATGACCCGACGCGTGCCGCCGCCCGCGATTTTCCGGAGGCGGCCGCGGCGAATCGCTCGATCTTCTACGACAAGGCCGGTCGGGCTCGCAGCGCCCAGGAGGTCTACGGATTGCTCGCCGCCAGCCATGCCAACACCCAGGTCGCAGCGACGACCGGCGCCATGCTGGCGCAGGCCAAGCCGACTGGAGCGGCCACGACTGCCGCGGCCTATGCCGCCGAGCCGCCGGTCGCGCCGATCGCCGCGGCGCTGGCGCCGGATCGGGCGAGGGGGCTGATCGGCCTGTTCTCGACCGAGGGATCGCGTGCGCCGGTCTCGAAGGCCGTCGCCAATCTCTGGACCACGCCGCGTAGCAACGGCACGTCCCGTACGACCGACGACGATCCGGCGACCCGCTATTTCCCGCGTGTGAATGCCACGGCGAGCGAAGGCGAAGCCTCATCCGCCGGTAAGGCCGCCAAGACAGACAGCGCGAGCGGCACGACCGCTTCGACCAGCATCAGCGCGCCGCTGCCGCCGTCGCGGCCGCGTGATCTCGCCGTGGCGGATACGCAGACCGCCTCCAGCGAAGTTGCCACGCCCCGCAAGCCGCGGCGCGGGCCGCTCGATCTCAGCCAGTTCATGCTCCATGGGAGGCGCGGATGA
- a CDS encoding MaoC family dehydratase, translating to MAEAARHKRGGLYFEDFEIGVSIEHRLTRTVTQMDNMLFSNMTLNPQPLHIDAHFCATETEWGKPLMNSLFTLGLMIGISVNDTTVGTTIGNLGMTDVTFPAPLFEGDTVNCVTEIVAKRESKSRPDAGIVDFHHRAYKQDGTLVAQCRRQAFMKKRPVGGQA from the coding sequence ATGGCGGAAGCGGCGCGGCATAAGCGGGGTGGGCTCTACTTCGAGGATTTCGAGATCGGCGTCTCGATCGAGCATCGGCTGACCCGCACGGTCACGCAGATGGACAACATGCTGTTCTCCAACATGACGCTGAATCCGCAGCCCCTGCACATCGACGCGCATTTCTGCGCGACCGAGACCGAATGGGGCAAGCCGCTGATGAACTCGCTGTTCACGCTCGGGCTGATGATCGGCATCTCCGTCAACGACACCACAGTCGGCACGACGATCGGCAATCTCGGCATGACCGACGTCACCTTCCCGGCCCCGCTTTTCGAGGGCGACACGGTGAACTGCGTCACCGAGATCGTCGCCAAGCGCGAATCGAAGTCGCGGCCGGACGCCGGCATCGTCGACTTCCATCACCGCGCCTACAAGCAGGACGGCACCTTGGTGGCGCAGTGCCGCCGCCAGGCCTTCATGAAGAAGCGCCCGGTCGGAGGGCAGGCCTGA
- a CDS encoding CoA ester lyase: MRSLLFVPADNQKKLQKGLESGADALILDLEDSVALDAKPAARDLARDFLKEVNTRAKRPRLIVRVNALTTGMTEADLDVVMQGSPDAIMLPKSEGGPDLSHLAAHIAVREAEYDLPDGGTKIIAIATETGKGIFGLGSYAGASHRLSGLTWGAEDLSADLGAETNRLEDGSYADPYRIARSLLLFAASAAQVDAIDTVFTAFRDEAALRAECIAARRDGFTGKMAIHPAQVPVINEVFSPSPEAVARAEAIIKLFDENPGLGVVGLDGEMLDRPHLLRARRLKARAQKLG; this comes from the coding sequence ATGCGCTCGCTGCTTTTCGTTCCCGCCGACAATCAGAAGAAACTGCAGAAGGGCCTGGAGAGCGGCGCCGACGCGCTGATCCTCGACCTCGAGGATTCGGTCGCGCTCGACGCCAAGCCGGCGGCGCGCGACCTCGCCCGCGACTTCCTCAAGGAGGTGAATACCCGCGCCAAGCGCCCGCGCCTGATCGTGCGCGTCAACGCACTGACGACAGGCATGACCGAGGCCGATCTCGATGTCGTCATGCAGGGCAGTCCGGACGCGATCATGCTGCCAAAATCCGAAGGCGGCCCCGACCTCAGCCATCTCGCCGCCCATATCGCGGTCCGCGAGGCCGAATATGATCTGCCCGACGGCGGGACCAAGATCATCGCGATCGCCACCGAGACCGGCAAGGGCATCTTCGGCCTCGGCAGCTATGCCGGCGCCAGCCACCGGCTCTCCGGCCTGACCTGGGGGGCCGAGGATCTTTCGGCCGATCTCGGCGCCGAGACCAATCGGCTCGAGGACGGCAGCTATGCCGACCCGTACCGGATCGCACGCTCGCTCCTGCTCTTTGCGGCTTCTGCGGCGCAGGTCGACGCGATCGACACCGTCTTCACCGCCTTCCGCGACGAGGCGGCCTTGCGCGCCGAATGCATTGCCGCACGCCGCGACGGCTTCACCGGCAAGATGGCGATCCATCCGGCACAGGTGCCTGTCATCAACGAGGTCTTCTCGCCCTCGCCCGAAGCGGTCGCCCGGGCAGAGGCGATCATCAAGCTCTTCGACGAGAACCCCGGCCTCGGTGTGGTCGGGCTCGACGGCGAGATGCTCGACCGGCCGCACCTGCTGCGCGCCCGCCGCTTGAAGGCGCGCGCGCAGAAGTTGGGCTGA
- a CDS encoding MFS transporter encodes MAISPSSRNALALAGACLATLMFGLEISSVPVILPTLEAVLSADFKALQWIMNAYTIACTAVLMATGTLADRYGRKRVFIATTAAFGVTSLICGLAQSAAILIAGRFLQGMAGGAMLTCAVAIISHQFPDGRERGRAFTIWGVVTGVGLGFGPVIGGVIASLAGWQWVFLIHVPLTVLALVPAAIGIRESRDPQAKTLDVAGIVTLTLAVFGFSYVITQGAELGTATALGLAGLALASFLAFLVVERRAAQPMFDFSVFRIRRFSGAIIGCIGMNFSYWPFIIYLPIYFQSGLGLGSEAAGLLLLAYTVPFMLMPPVSDHLLRRHGPQVVIPLGMLTIGAGFIAMWFGRGLAQASWMALLPGALLAGIGLGLTNPAVTNTTTGSVPSDRAGMASGIDISARLIALAINIAVMGLILVEGIRRSLPDAVATAFDRSQLQALASSIAAGNLGSLHEVYPVLALHDPSGAGAHAALVQGFGWVMLYGGIGAGVLAAISVLIFGGAKRPAQAGAAVACAESDA; translated from the coding sequence ATGGCGATATCTCCATCCTCACGAAATGCCTTGGCCCTGGCCGGCGCCTGCCTCGCGACGCTGATGTTCGGCCTCGAGATCTCCAGCGTGCCGGTCATCCTGCCGACGCTGGAAGCGGTCCTGTCGGCCGATTTCAAGGCGCTGCAATGGATCATGAACGCTTACACGATCGCTTGCACGGCGGTGCTGATGGCGACGGGCACGCTCGCCGACCGCTATGGCCGCAAGCGCGTCTTCATCGCGACGACCGCGGCCTTCGGCGTGACGTCGCTGATCTGCGGGCTGGCGCAGAGCGCCGCGATCCTGATCGCCGGCCGGTTCCTGCAAGGCATGGCGGGCGGCGCCATGCTCACCTGCGCCGTCGCCATCATCTCGCACCAGTTTCCGGACGGGCGCGAGCGGGGCAGGGCCTTCACCATCTGGGGCGTCGTCACCGGCGTCGGGCTCGGCTTCGGCCCGGTGATCGGCGGCGTGATCGCGAGCCTGGCCGGCTGGCAGTGGGTCTTCCTGATCCATGTCCCGCTGACCGTCCTGGCACTGGTGCCCGCTGCGATCGGTATCCGCGAATCGCGTGATCCGCAGGCGAAGACGCTCGACGTCGCCGGCATCGTCACGCTGACCCTGGCGGTCTTCGGCTTCTCCTATGTCATCACGCAGGGCGCCGAACTGGGGACAGCTACGGCGCTCGGCCTCGCCGGCCTGGCTCTTGCCAGCTTCCTCGCCTTCCTGGTGGTGGAGCGGCGTGCCGCGCAGCCGATGTTCGACTTCTCCGTATTCCGGATCCGCCGCTTCAGCGGCGCGATCATCGGCTGCATCGGCATGAATTTCAGCTACTGGCCGTTCATCATCTATCTGCCGATCTACTTCCAGAGCGGGCTCGGCCTCGGGAGCGAGGCCGCCGGGCTCCTGCTGCTGGCCTACACCGTGCCGTTCATGCTGATGCCGCCCGTGTCCGACCATTTGTTGCGGCGTCATGGCCCGCAGGTCGTCATTCCCCTGGGGATGCTCACGATCGGCGCCGGTTTCATCGCGATGTGGTTCGGCAGGGGCCTTGCCCAGGCGAGCTGGATGGCCCTGCTGCCTGGCGCCCTGCTGGCCGGAATCGGTCTCGGCCTGACCAATCCGGCCGTGACCAATACGACCACGGGCTCGGTTCCGAGCGACCGCGCGGGCATGGCGTCAGGCATCGACATCAGCGCGCGGCTGATCGCGCTCGCGATCAACATCGCGGTGATGGGGCTGATCCTGGTCGAAGGCATCAGGCGGTCTTTGCCGGATGCCGTTGCGACCGCCTTCGATCGCTCGCAATTGCAGGCGCTGGCTTCGTCGATCGCCGCCGGCAATCTCGGCTCGCTGCACGAGGTCTATCCGGTGCTGGCGCTGCACGACCCGTCCGGTGCCGGAGCGCATGCGGCGTTGGTGCAGGGCTTTGGCTGGGTGATGCTCTATGGCGGCATCGGCGCTGGTGTCCTGGCTGCGATCAGCGTCCTGATCTTCGGTGGTGCCAAGCGCCCGGCGCAGGCCGGCGCAGCGGTCGCCTGCGCCGAGTCCGATGCCTGA
- a CDS encoding LysR family transcriptional regulator encodes MDFAPELLRALVAVAEAGGFTRAAERLHLTQSAVSHQIRRLEEQIGAPLFIRTTRKLALTEDGEEFLRHARQILQAHAALSQRFQASTLAGAIRFGVPENFLGDELPHLLSRFARAFPAVRLEASVSLCQDFSARIESGELDLAVAMRRAGETGGTVLRRSRYVWAAAEDFTVPPGSSLPLALSNPPCLCRTVAIEALADSGVEWHIGFTSANLHGLRAAMLAGLGASIIAHDELEPGMKVLAPSYGLPPLPDLEFALIWSANGKMPCSRELGRLIADAARRLGGPVLNRPAQRRTLAETQA; translated from the coding sequence ATGGATTTTGCTCCCGAACTGTTGCGCGCGCTCGTCGCCGTCGCCGAAGCCGGCGGGTTCACCCGCGCGGCAGAACGCCTGCACCTGACGCAATCGGCTGTCAGCCACCAGATCCGCAGGCTGGAGGAGCAGATCGGCGCGCCGCTCTTCATTCGGACCACCCGCAAGCTGGCGCTGACCGAGGATGGCGAAGAGTTCCTGCGCCATGCCAGGCAGATTTTGCAGGCGCACGCCGCCTTGAGCCAGCGCTTCCAGGCATCCACCCTCGCCGGCGCGATCCGGTTCGGCGTGCCGGAGAACTTCCTGGGCGATGAGCTGCCGCACTTGCTGAGCCGCTTCGCCCGCGCCTTCCCGGCCGTGCGCCTGGAAGCCTCGGTCAGCCTCTGCCAAGACTTCAGCGCCAGGATCGAGAGCGGCGAGCTCGACCTCGCGGTGGCGATGCGCCGAGCCGGCGAAACTGGCGGGACCGTGCTGCGACGGTCGCGCTATGTCTGGGCCGCGGCCGAGGATTTCACGGTTCCGCCCGGCTCGTCGCTGCCGCTGGCGCTGTCGAATCCGCCCTGTCTGTGCCGAACCGTCGCCATCGAGGCCCTGGCCGACTCCGGTGTCGAATGGCATATCGGCTTCACATCGGCCAATCTGCACGGGCTGCGGGCGGCGATGCTGGCTGGACTCGGCGCTTCGATCATCGCTCATGACGAGCTCGAGCCGGGCATGAAAGTTCTCGCGCCGAGCTACGGCCTGCCGCCGCTCCCCGATCTGGAATTCGCGCTGATCTGGTCCGCCAACGGCAAGATGCCTTGCTCCCGCGAACTCGGCCGGCTGATCGCCGACGCCGCAAGACGTCTCGGTGGCCCCGTGCTGAATCGACCAGCGCAGCGCAGGACACTCGCTGAGACGCAGGCTTAG
- a CDS encoding flavin reductase family protein — MYYTDEGRDLDFRHDPFKAIVTPRPIGWISAVNAKGEVNLSPYSFFNAISSRPNIVMFSSENKKDAVAFIEETGEFTCSLVSKALDQQMNLTSAPLPRGTSEYAHAGLEMAPSRIVKPPRVAASPAALECKLLSIQQLKDIDGNDVPRWMVLGQVVAAYVGEAFVHDGRFDTAKANPIARCGYNDYAEVSELFSIVRPAGG; from the coding sequence ATGTACTACACCGATGAGGGGCGCGATCTCGACTTCAGGCACGATCCGTTCAAGGCGATCGTGACGCCACGGCCGATCGGCTGGATCAGCGCGGTGAACGCCAAGGGCGAGGTCAATCTCTCGCCCTACAGCTTCTTCAATGCGATCTCGTCGCGGCCGAACATCGTGATGTTCTCCTCGGAGAACAAGAAGGATGCAGTCGCCTTCATCGAGGAGACCGGCGAGTTCACCTGCAGCCTGGTAAGCAAGGCGCTCGACCAGCAGATGAACCTGACCTCAGCGCCGCTGCCACGCGGGACAAGCGAATACGCCCATGCCGGGCTGGAGATGGCGCCCTCGCGCATCGTCAAGCCACCGCGGGTCGCTGCCAGCCCCGCGGCGCTCGAATGCAAGCTGCTCTCGATCCAGCAGCTCAAGGATATCGACGGCAACGACGTGCCGCGCTGGATGGTGCTCGGCCAGGTCGTCGCAGCCTATGTCGGCGAGGCCTTCGTCCATGACGGCCGCTTCGACACGGCCAAGGCCAATCCGATCGCGCGCTGCGGCTACAACGACTATGCCGAGGTCAGCGAGTTGTTCTCGATCGTCCGGCCGGCCGGGGGCTGA
- a CDS encoding nitroreductase, translated as MTDTLSLLKLRRSVPPQFLTAPGPDDAQLREILTVAARVPDHGKLAPWRFIVFSGPAKDKAAEIVADVFRERNPQADDDKVAFERKRLLHAPVVIAVVSRARKHEKIPEWEQELSAGAVCMNMLIAAEALGFNGSWLTNWFAFDRKVLDAFGLEPDERIAGFVHLGKADGRPADRERPDLAAIVSRFEA; from the coding sequence ATGACCGACACGCTCTCCCTGCTCAAGCTCCGTCGCTCGGTGCCACCGCAATTTCTCACCGCTCCGGGGCCGGACGATGCGCAGCTCCGTGAGATCCTGACCGTCGCGGCGCGCGTGCCGGACCATGGCAAGCTCGCACCCTGGCGCTTCATCGTCTTCTCCGGGCCCGCCAAGGACAAGGCAGCCGAGATCGTCGCGGATGTCTTCAGGGAGCGCAATCCGCAAGCGGACGATGACAAGGTCGCCTTCGAGCGCAAGCGCCTGCTCCACGCTCCAGTGGTGATCGCCGTGGTCTCGCGGGCCCGCAAGCACGAGAAGATCCCGGAATGGGAGCAGGAGCTCTCGGCTGGCGCCGTCTGCATGAACATGCTGATCGCTGCCGAGGCACTCGGCTTCAACGGCTCCTGGCTGACCAACTGGTTCGCCTTCGATCGCAAGGTGCTCGATGCCTTCGGGCTCGAGCCGGACGAGCGCATTGCCGGCTTTGTCCATCTCGGCAAGGCGGATGGCCGCCCGGCCGACCGCGAGCGGCCGGATCTTGCCGCCATCGTCAGCCGGTTCGAGGCGTGA